One Apteryx mantelli isolate bAptMan1 chromosome 2, bAptMan1.hap1, whole genome shotgun sequence genomic window, TGAAGCGTCTCTGAGCATGGCCAAACCTTCCATGTTTCCAGAGCTCAGGCAGACTGACCTGAGGGGAGAGGTGTTGCACCTCTGTGTGCATGAAATGGGGTTAATTTTTGTACAGAGCCATGCGTGCCCTACAAACTTGATATCAGAGAACGTACGCATTTTCATATCTGCAACaaagtgtgttttaaaaaaagaaataaaataaaaaattgttctTCCATAACGGTTAAGTCAAGTTAAGGGAAAGTGTCAATACCTCCAGTTACTTCATGTAGGGAAGGAAGGGCCAACTTTCCAGCTGTGTCAGTTTTAGGCCTGACATAGTAAGGAGCTCTTTGCTGTAGTTGTCCAGACAGAGATTTATCAGTCTGATACAAAAAAGTGTAACCTTTGCCATTTTTTATTTCGTCAGTAGTCAGTGCTCTCGTCTCTaatttttaaagtatgttttaGAAAGTCAAACTTAATGCTGGGCCCTCTCCAATTTAAAAAGCCCTTTGGTGAGATTAGGAGACTAGATTCTAATTTCTACCCTTCATAAGCAAAAAAAGTCCCAGGGATCTAATTTGCCTGCCTGATTGAGCTTATGTGTAGTTCTTGGTATGGCTCCAGGCTTGCTGAGCGCTTCTGCTATGCGGAATATTTTGAAAGGGTTGCAGTGCTAGTCAGTGCATTACTGACATGGGATCAGCATAAAAATTGTGGCTTAAGCTTGAAAAAACCCAAAGGTTTTAAGAGCTCTCATCATAAGACAGTGCAGGTAGTAACTAAAAAGTGGAATTCCTAACATTTGGGATTTTGAATTACTGTGCTTGATAAAATTCACGAACATTTGTTTTGAACATCCTCTTGGCCCAGTTGGGTCAGAAGAAGCAACTCTTGCATGCGGGAAAGAACAGACGTTAGGTAACGTGCAGGTTATGTTGGTGACCATATGTTTCTGAAAGCTTAAAACATCCCCAGGGCAAGTCCTCAGTCTCATAAAGGCCACTTTTCTCTAACAGCAGGGCTTGACCATCTTCCAGAGCTGGGATCTTTGTTCAGCGTTGCGCCTTGCGCTCTTGGACCTTCCTTTAGGGCGCTTACAGGTTCCTAAAGAATAGCCAGCCCCGTTTGTCAGGACTTTGCGTCTCCTTTGCTTCATCTTCGGGCAGGCCACCCTCTTTTCTCCCCTGCAAGCGATGGCTGTGTTCAGGCTACCCCTGCCCTGGGGTTGCCTGCTGATAGAAATAATCTCCGAATTCCCTTGCGTGTTCATTTAAAGGTTGCGCTCTGCCTTGCCTGCCGGCACCGCGAGCCCCCTCCCTGTTGTAAACCTCCTTTTTAAACAGACGTGAAAAACGGCACAGCGGAGCAAGCAGATCCTCGTTTAGTAGTCTAGTAGGAAATATGAAGCCTCTACTAATGCCGCAACTTAGCGTATACAGGGACCGCTGCTGCTGAATCGTTTTGTCCACGTGCACAGCACTGAACTGTTTATGTGAGTTTTGCGTGCGTTCGCCCCCTAATTGCATCCAGGTTGTGAATCAATCCTGCTACGCGTACGGCAGCAGCTTTGCAGCTGAGAAGTCCTCCTGGAGGTGAAACGACTCCCCGCAGAGCCGCTGAGCTGTCTGTGCTGCAGCTCCTCCAGCGCTTGTGTTCCCTGCCTAATTGCATACTGATGGGCAGGTGCAAATTAAATGCTCCACTGAGGAAgctgactctcttctgggctccgTTATCTATATTTGCATCTTCACCGTGGCCCCACTTTGGATAAGGCGGCAAGGGAGTAATTTATTTGTGCATTGCGGAGCTCTGCAGTTGCTTTGTGCAATTCCCTGGGTTACGTGTGCTGTGCAAACAGCAGCTGATGGCAATATACGGTTAGGTTTTCTTACCTCAGGATTTTATGCTACTGAAAAATAGTCTGTGGTGGTAACAACATATCTTATTTCCATGTCTGCCCTTGTTTAGAATAGCTTCATGTAGAGCAGGGTCTTTCAAAGCCCTCTTGCAAGCCGTACCTACGCTCTTTTCTGGAAGGTGTCAGATTCTTTCTCTTCACACTCGTCACCTGAATGACACTTCCGCGCAAGGCTGGCAGGTTCCTTCTGAACTAGAGGCATCCTGCCAAGCTGTGGATATTCTTGCTGCGTGACTGTGGGGAGGAGCAGTGCTGACCCACCCGGCGCGAGACCCCAGGATGCCAGCTGACGAGTGTAAGCGTAGACAGCGCTATCTcaacttggaattttttttttgcatctttggGGCGTTCGGTTAGTGACTGTGAGGCTGGCAAGACTTTATGTGGCTTCTTAAATATtactgacaggggagagaaatTTGGAGGCGGAACTGAGTTCTGCAGCAAATGGTTCTGCTAAGCCTGAGACAGGGCTTAAAAAGCAGGCTGTTCTGCAGCACCGAAGAGGCTTAGCTGCGTTGCAGCATCTTTAACATCAGCAGTTGTGGGCAGGTTAGCCAGAATTGCACACGCAGATGTGGAGCCTGTTGAAATGCTTCTGCGTTTAGCTTGGAAACGTGCCTAGGGCTTCAAACTGCCGGATGTCTGTAGTGCTTGCTGCTTAGCTGAGCCAGCAGGCAtttttgggaaggaaaaaaaaaaaaagctgtatatcTATTTTTGCAGGTGTAATAACTCCTGTGTTTGATTGTAAggagaacagggggaaaaaaacaacagtgttTTGGGGAAAGGGGGTGTAGGGATGGATGTGACTATTGTGAGAATTCAGGCTTTTCCTTAAATTGACTTAGACCTTGGCCCTGATGATGCAACTGGAACAGGAGAAGGTCAGGTAATGGGTTTTTCTGAAGTTTAAGTTGTCTGTGGTGTTTAAGACTAGGGATGGCCTGATGTGATGGATCCGCCATCACTAGCAGTCTGTCCTTGGTGGTGCGTGAGGAGATGTGTGGATGGAAGCCCGCCTGTGGCTGTCATCAAGTTGCTCAGTGCAGACTGGTTTTGTTGCTCCGTTCCTCTctaggagagatgcttcagtggCAGTTGGGGACTTCTTAAGAGTCTTGGTAGCCTTGCATGTGTTTGTGTCTGCAGAGCGAATGTTTTAGCTACCGACAGGAGAACTAGCTGAGACCTGCAGTGTGTGCATGTATCTGCTGCACCTCTTATTTTACAGATAGCAAAATGGCTAAGACCATGCTCTAGACATCTTTGGTTCCACCACCCAGCTGCTTGACCCTTCTGCAAGCACTGAGACATGCAGCAAAAAGATGGCAGAGTTCATGGATGACTTTATGCAAGCTTTGTTTGGGGTGTAGCTGGTGTgaagctgtttctcactgattGACAGTCTGTCCTGCATGAGGATCTGCTTCTGGCGCTTGACTGCCTCTTTCAGCATGAGCGAagtgcttttctctttcctgttgaACCAAACGCATCCCCCAACCCTTTTGCCCTTTCCAGCAGAAGACAGTTCCGCGTAGTAAAGAAGCTCCCTCTGCCCGTCACAAGAGGCAGTCAGGCCGCTCAACTGTAAGTCATCTGCGCCCGGATGGAGCTGGTTGTGGTGTCTGAGAGGAAGCTGGAGGGCAGCCTCATACTGCGAGAGGCTCTTGCCCTTTGGGACGTAGTCCTGGCTCACGCTGTGTAGCACGTAGGCCTTCGGGTCTCCTAGGCTTGGGGAGCGAGTCTGGGCACTGCAGATCGGCACTTGTGTTCCTGAGCCTGTATCCACCGCGAAGGCTGCGTTCTGTGCCTGAGACTGATTCCCTGGTGCTTTTGACATCTGGCCCCTGCTCCTTTTCGGGTAGGTGAAGGAGGGTCTCTTTGACCTTCCTTCCGGAAGCAGCACGTGCTGCTTTCCTGTGTCCTGTAGACCCTGCTCTCCCAGGGTTGTCTCTCCCAGAACCGGCTTTCCATATGCTCCACGTTTGCCATCTCTTCATCCTAAGTGATTGCCAGGATACCAGGAGCATGTCAAATGCAACCAAGAGTCCCATTAATTATATGCAGGGTGCACTTGGAAGAACATAATTTATCTCCATTGTTTTATTCAGTTATAGGGACACTTGAAGgcctgttttctctttccttttgcagAATTGATTTATAGGCAAGGgcttccttaaaaaataaaaattaaagcacTTTTTGCTGTTAGAACAAATCCTTTTGAAGCTGGATTGGTATAATTGCCCCCCCTCAGCATGTATTAAAGTAGGTTTCCGTTTTTTTGAGAGGACTTAAACGCTGGAGCAAGGAAGATGGGAGTTAGAAATCCAGGAATCGCTTTCTAGCTTTCACAGTGACTTGCTGAGTGACATTAGGCAGGTCATTTCTGTGCTTTGTGCCTTGGTCTGTCAGACAAGACCAGCTGCCCCGTTGAAGGGGCTTAGTGGGAAACTTTCAAAACCTTTTGCATGTTTAGCGATAGCTCATGATCTGTGACTGCAAAGAATGACTTATCCCGAACTCACCAGTGCCAGCTGAGATTCATGGGATGTGTTTCATGCTTCGTTATATAGAGCTAGTGTATTCTTTTTCAAGGCTTTGGATGAAATGACCTTGTTCTTAGgtagcttttgaaaatctcttctTCCCCAAAGGCTTGACTCTGCTTCGCTTCACTGAACCATTGAGCTTGGGAGTAGGTGAACAGATTTGTTTCAGCTCGGTTTTCCTTGTTGCAGAGTGCAAGCACAACCTCTTCTGGGCCTACTGGTGATCAAAATGAACTCATTTCCAGAATTTCTCACCTGGAGGTAGAAAACCAAAACCTTCGCAGTGGTAAGTGGGAGAACCTTCTGGCATGAAAGCAAATTTGGTGGGGTCCCGCTCCTGCGGAGCATCCACCTTACTGACCTTGTCTGTGGCCAGGTGAGCACATGCCAGTGTGTTTTGATCAGAGCTTTACAGACTTTCCTCTGACTGGGACAGCTGGTATTTGCAAACCTACTTGGAGCAAAAGCGCTCAAGGCCTGACTTGAGAGCTGATGCTGGAGCCTACAAGATAAGtttccttctccccctgcccctccttgCAGTTGTTGCAGATCTTCAGCTGGCCATCTTCAAGTTGGAAAGTCGCCTGAATACGCTGGAAAAATCATCTACCTCCCATCAGCCCGCATCGATTCCACCAACCCAGGTGAGCCTCAGCGGAGTGCTGTTCCTGAGTACTTCTTCATAACGAAGTCCCAACTCGCTTCAGAGGTTTCCTCGCTCTGTGCTGAGGATTGAGATGCTCGTGGTTAGGATAAGTTTATTGGAGCTTTTTCAGCAGTTTTGGCGGCTGCCTTGTGATCTGGCCCAAACCAATATCTGTGAGTCCCCAAACTTACATAAATGTATGTATAGGCTCAGGATATCTAGAACATGAGTCTAAGCAGGAGAAGAGTTGGGAAACTGTCCTTACAAGACTTAGCCTTACTGTCCCAATAtaggtatgtatatatatgtccCCAAAACTATATGTAGGTTTGAGGGCTCCTATATATTTGTTTGGGACTTACATGAGTTCCCAAGTGCTGCTCTGATTTAACTTCagattaattttctttccttttcccttaaaTCCAACTTCAACGCGTGTCACCCCAATGAAGAAAGTGGAACCATTCAGTGTTCCCTCCAAGAAAGTGGAGCTCCCATCTGCTTCAATTGCAAAGAAAGTTGAGCCAACTGCTGCAGAGGATGATGAGGATGATGACATCGACCTTTTTGGTAGTGATGATGAAGAGGAAGACCAAGAGGCTGCCAAAGTCCGGGAAGAGAGATTGCGTCAGTACGCAGAGAAGAAGGCCAAGAAACCGGGTCTAATTGCCAAGTCTTCTATCCTTCTGGATGTTAAGCCAGTGAGTAACTCTAAAATAGGGGGTGTTCCTGAGTGAAGCTATGTGTCTCATGCTGCAGGAGGTTGCAAATCACTTGCAGATCCGAGCTGTCTGGTGAAGCGAATGTgactcacagatttttttttcaaacaaggtTTGGAGTTAGGTGGGATACTGCAGCTGGGATCTGCagtctttgtgctgctgctgcctcccctgaACCATGGCAAGTGCAGCCTGTTATTTGATGGGTTCCCCTGACCAGGAGTAGCCCCTGCCTTTGAAGAACGGGCTTTCATCAGTTAAAGCAAAACCACAGACTAACATGCCCTGAAGATGGGAATAAACCAGTCTTGGTTAAACAGATTCTCATGGTAAAACCACCTCTGGGCTGCCTAGTGCTCTGCACAAAAGAGAAATGTCCTTGGTAATGATAAAACtatttacatacattttaaagTGAGCGCTCCAAAGTAGATGTGTTGCTGCAGGAAGAATTCCCTTTGCGTATGAAGGGTCTGTAGATAGAATTGAAATACATACCATGTAGCATTGCTGCAAAGTCAGGTATTTAGTTTGGCTAAGCCCATCAGCTAATTCTGGTGAGAATGGCAGCCAAGAAAAAGCAGCTTGAATTAGCTGAAAGGTACTGAGAGAGGCAGGATTGAATTTTAGCTGCTAGTGTGGGCATGGGCATGTGTTAAACATGTGAAAGCATGTTGACTAGCCCAGGTTACCCCGTCTGGTTTAGGGGTGCACCTTAATCTTCGTGTGACGGGAGTATTGTCCACCCCCATTCTGTTTGCTGTATATGTGATTGCAGAGTCTTTGGTTGCTGGACGCCTCTCGGGGCTAATGCTGATCTCTAGGAAAACACTGAAGTTCTTATTTCACGCTTTTGCAGTGGGATGATGAGACCGACATGACAAAGATGGAGGAGTGCGTCCGATCCATCCATATGGACGGGCTCGTGTGGGGAGCCTCCAAGCTGGTCCCAGTAGGCTATGGCATTAAGAAGCTCCAGATCCAGTGCGTAGTGGAGGATGACAAAGTTGGGACAGACATCCTGGAGGAGGAGATCACCAAGTTTGAAGACTATGTAAGTCTTTACAGCAAGCTGTATAATGCTGCGTGATGCCTGGCCTGAAGGGTCATTTTTGACTGAATAGGTTCACTTGCAGCTTTGGCACATTTGGATCTTTAGTAGAAACACACATGGAATTCATGGTGTCTCTGCCTGCTGAGacagatttttcatgttttctttttttttaaggttggctAATATGCTTCTACATCTTGCAGATATTTTGTAGAGCCATTTTGCAGGCTGTGAGCCCTCTTACTGCTCATCCAGCCCGTTGGCTTTTACCTTGGGGAACCGCTGCTTTTACAGTTAACCTGGGCACCACCAAGGTAGCAAAATGATTGTTTACCCTTGGTGGTTGGGGCTGGAGGAAATGTCTCCAACCCACCCTCCCTTTTTCCATGGAAATAGTAGCAGGAGCTCCAGCTCTGTGCCAGGTAATACGCAGGCTCAGCAGTGCTTCCTGCCCCTCTGCTTGGAGAGGGACGCAGCAGGCCAGAGACctggttttaattttctttgcctgCTCTTTTTCTTGCTTAAATATATACAGCAAATTGGGAACTGCAGCTCTTTAATCTTGCCATGGTGTTACTTGAAATGACACCAAATTATCAGTTGGGGTTATCCTTTGCCCTGAGGGAGGAGAGAGGTGTGGATAGTCCCCAAAGTCCAAGCAGCTTGCACACTAAGCAGTGGTGAGATCATCTTGTGGAACAAGTTAGAAACTGTTTTAATGTGCATGTTCTTCATAGGTTGGACTCCCCAAAGATTCCTACAGTAACTAGCACAGTGGAGTTTCCTGTTGTGACTGGGGTTACTTATGCTTACTAAATAGTCCAAAATAGCACCTAAAAAGCTGCTAAACCACCTAAAAGGAGGCTCTTCCTAGAGCAGGGAAGCTGCCTAAGAGAAATGGGCTCTGCTTGATCTGTTTTGATCTTTCTTTGTCAAGAAATCCCCTGGTGTGAGTACTTCCTTCGTTAGGAATGTCTGAGA contains:
- the EEF1D gene encoding elongation factor 1-delta isoform X1, whose translation is MAVDFLSHEKIWFEKFKYDDAERRYYEQMNGPVSSSQQQENGASTILRDIARARENIQKSLAGQKTVPRSKEAPSARHKRQSGRSTSASTTSSGPTGDQNELISRISHLEVENQNLRSVVADLQLAIFKLESRLNTLEKSSTSHQPASIPPTQKVEPFSVPSKKVELPSASIAKKVEPTAAEDDEDDDIDLFGSDDEEEDQEAAKVREERLRQYAEKKAKKPGLIAKSSILLDVKPWDDETDMTKMEECVRSIHMDGLVWGASKLVPVGYGIKKLQIQCVVEDDKVGTDILEEEITKFEDYVQSVDIAAFNKI
- the EEF1D gene encoding elongation factor 1-delta isoform X2, which encodes MAVDFLSHEKIWFEKFKYDDAERRYYEQMNGPVSSSQQQENGASTILRDIARARENIQKSLAGSASTTSSGPTGDQNELISRISHLEVENQNLRSVVADLQLAIFKLESRLNTLEKSSTSHQPASIPPTQKVEPFSVPSKKVELPSASIAKKVEPTAAEDDEDDDIDLFGSDDEEEDQEAAKVREERLRQYAEKKAKKPGLIAKSSILLDVKPWDDETDMTKMEECVRSIHMDGLVWGASKLVPVGYGIKKLQIQCVVEDDKVGTDILEEEITKFEDYVQSVDIAAFNKI